A genomic region of Bacillus solimangrovi contains the following coding sequences:
- a CDS encoding YrrS family protein encodes MPQQSRYQNRRKKKKISGLMLMIAGVFATLLFVLVISLSIGAKEKPEFVYGPTTPETYKDDVIEQEQEQEKDSEKISETEESIESSKETSNTETSEEVVSEVIEGEWDPVETEQEGVHVTSYEEGSADWNEMLRATETATNISQDDMIVWWLGNGGSPNTSTVTVSTKDNTEIYRVQLQWIESKGWQPVTVEVLESNPYQ; translated from the coding sequence ATGCCTCAACAATCGCGTTATCAGAACAGAAGGAAAAAGAAGAAAATAAGTGGATTAATGTTAATGATTGCAGGCGTATTTGCAACCCTATTGTTTGTGTTAGTTATTAGTCTTTCTATAGGAGCTAAGGAGAAGCCTGAGTTTGTCTATGGACCTACAACACCAGAAACATATAAAGATGATGTGATAGAGCAAGAACAAGAGCAAGAAAAAGACTCAGAAAAAATAAGTGAAACAGAAGAGTCAATTGAAAGCTCAAAGGAAACAAGTAATACTGAAACAAGTGAAGAAGTTGTTTCAGAAGTAATTGAAGGTGAATGGGACCCAGTTGAAACAGAGCAAGAAGGGGTGCATGTCACTTCCTACGAAGAGGGATCAGCAGATTGGAACGAAATGTTACGAGCTACAGAAACTGCTACAAATATTTCTCAAGATGATATGATTGTATGGTGGTTAGGTAATGGTGGTAGTCCGAATACGTCAACAGTTACTGTAAGTACGAAGGACAATACAGAAATCTATCGTGTGCAATTACAATGGATTGAGAGCAAAGGTTGGCAACCTGTAACAGTTGAAGTACTTGAAAGCAATCCTTATCAGTAA
- a CDS encoding DUF2536 family protein: MQIKLERIEDKVEFFEALTLKDLESKVNEKIEQNQAILLNVHSVSHQSHIDYESGKTYFTAVVHFKTK, translated from the coding sequence ATGCAAATTAAATTAGAACGAATTGAAGACAAGGTTGAGTTTTTTGAAGCTTTGACCTTAAAAGATTTAGAAAGTAAAGTAAATGAAAAAATCGAACAAAACCAAGCAATACTTCTTAATGTTCATTCTGTTTCACATCAATCACACATTGATTATGAATCAGGTAAAACATACTTTACTGCAGTCGTACATTTCAAAACAAAATAG